Proteins encoded in a region of the Triplophysa dalaica isolate WHDGS20190420 chromosome 10, ASM1584641v1, whole genome shotgun sequence genome:
- the LOC130430102 gene encoding uncharacterized protein LOC130430102: MYTYIVFTVFYYLFGRTERLPTQGGRERVLSPEQETEIINMVLENNAITLRQIQRKIIENNDMFQNIDRVSLSTLDRALRRNHLRMKQVYRVPFERNSERVKELRYNYVQRVLELEVAAVEHQFIFIDEVGFNLTKRRKRGRNIIGQRAIVEVPGQRGGNITMCAAITHHGVIHHHATLGPYNTAHLITFLDTLHNTLIPPDQVDGPEQLRYVVIWDNVSFHRAALVRNWFTAHPRFLVAYLPPYSPFLNPIEEFFSAWRWKVYDRNPQTRIPLLQAMEDACGDIAADAFHGWNRHARRYFPRCLARENIACDVDEVLWPDRNRREDAA, translated from the exons atgtatacctacattgtatttacagtattttactatttgtttGGCAGAACTGAAAGATTACCAACACAAGGTGGTCGGGAACGTGTTCTGTCTCCTGAACAGGAAACTGAAATCATAAACATGGTCCTAGAAAACAACGCCATAACATTACggcaaatacaaagaaaaataatagaaaacaatgacatgtttcaaaatattgataGGGTAAGCTTATCAACACTTGACCGTGCCTTGCGCAGAAATCATCTCAGGATGAAGCAGGTCTACAGAGTGCCATTTGAACGCAATTCAGAGAGAGTCAAAGAATTGCGATATAACTATGTGCAA agagtcCTTGAGCTAGAGGTGGCTGCAGTGGAGCACCAGTTCATCTTCATTGATGAGGTTGGGTTCAACCTCACAAAAAGACGAAAGAGGGGAAGGAATATCATCGGCCAGCGTGCCATTGTTGAAGTCCCTGGCCAGCGCGGAGGGAACATCACAATGTGTGCAGCGATTACCCACCACGGCGTCATCCATCACCATGCTACCCTTGGCCCCTACAACACCGCCCATCTGATCACATTCCTTGACACCCTACACAACACACTCATTCCACCAGATCAGGTAGATGGCCCAGAGCAGCTCAGGTACGTTGTTATTTGGGACAACGTAAGTTTCCACAGGGCTGCTCTGGTTCGTAACTGGTTCACTGCCCACCCACGCTTTTTAGTTGCTTATCTCCCTCCATATTCTCCATTCCTCAATCCTATTGAGGAATTTTTTTCTGCCTGGAGATGGAAAGTGTATGACCGAAATCCACAAACGCGTATACCTCTTCTCCAAGCAATGGAGGACGCATGTGGAGATATAGCAGCTGATGCTTTCCATGGCTGGAATCGCCATGCTAGGCGATATTTCCCCCGCTGCTTGGCCAGGGAAAACATTGCTTGTGATGTGGATGAGGTGCTGTGGCCAGACCGCAACAGAAGAGAGGATGCagcatag